Proteins encoded by one window of Haematobia irritans isolate KBUSLIRL chromosome 2, ASM5000362v1, whole genome shotgun sequence:
- the LOC142225018 gene encoding uncharacterized protein LOC142225018 — MPVNTFARFIRAADAVVKFGTRVSSLKEENLDVYSLRAQVEEAKSLWEKVKERYEECLDDLQEDSDKGKVESADGKYEATYDAYIRIVSSIERKIDGLKAVPRASTPIQQADVADISARSGNVDVSGNSLLLGVDHGAVHSLALPPCDIEVFDGDFQSWPTFRDLFTAVYVKNSRLSDIERLCHLLKKTSGDAREVVRRFPLTDRSFELAWRTLKETYDNLRILVSNQLKLLFDLPVLDTETSSGLKNLQRGINACISAMAVNNVPTNDWDPILIFLCVQRLPKISVTLWEQGISDKSALSSWVDMDRFLTERIQTLTCLRDLKGIDASKKTDGRKLRTHFTNAAPKSSPSRSRNSQYTSHSSRDSVDKMCVLYPRQSHHLRVCPRFRNLSVNDRLTAVKRYRCCFNCLSRRHDVNNCTTSRSCEKCQGRHHTLLHRDSSHSTNVATTSSTVSAARPTDSSGLIDPQPSTSSGIVSDTSARQVFHVSQNRSVLLGTAMVNIVHQGMTYPARALIDPASEASFITENMQKLLRISTTSAVSSISGVNQSVSITSRGICPLSIGSPIDESVLVEATALVLPKISGNLPSFQVSRNYMSRLPNLRLADPNLFDSRPVDLLLGADVYPRIILQGVRSVILGSLIAQQTVFGWLITGSIPTSNVTVFSTTVEFMEEDGLDKTLLRFWELEDLPRRAICSPADKFCEENFKNTTYRDSDGRYVVTLPIKPELQGQVLLGHSRTSCLKQFIRGEASLLRKPETKLIYDGVIKEYLDLQHMRPVSSTSPSDQTLCYLPHHPVINPDKLTSKLRVVFNASHKTSNGKSLNDILYVGPTLQLELVVNSAHTPLQRIVFRDSPQKDVQDYELQTVTFGVNCAPYLAIRTLLQLADDSEDEYPHAAHILRRCMYVDDVLTGYHNVDTAVESRDQLIRVLSSAKFELRKWTSNELAILESLPADHLVDAKLLAFVEASSSKPLGIRWNAQLDLFYFEMKPIERKSRFTKREVLSAIARLFDPVGWLGPVIIVAKIIMQQVWLDKIGWDESLPLQTERQWRKFVETYQDVNHVRIPRWVNYSTDCEVELHVFSDASEKAYAGVVYVRVVTPQGHIFTHLLSCKTKVAPIKSISLPRLELCGAVLASELYKSIARELDIEFRRVYCWTDSTIVRSWLRKTPSTWSTFVANRVCRIQENTGGHWYHVRSEDNPADLGSRGVSPAELAVSSLWWHGPEWLCSDSSQWDINDFTPLETDVEVRAVRTHASFFTNYEDILERFSSLDRALRVIAYIFRFYHRTHYSHASRNVYHDTTLTATELKAVRLRLAVLSQRAHYPDEYYCLMEKKPLGSRSSLLSLNPFLDEEGVMRLNGRLSRCPTLSYSERHPIIVPYNSRFARLLVKYVHDISIHGGNQLVLRLIRIEYWIPRLTSLIRSTINRCKRCLLDRKKSCTKIMAALPPERTVLTRPFTTTGVDFAGPFEIKSFLGRACKITKGYVCVFVCFSTKAIHLEATSDLSTTTFLAAFHRFISRRGCPKTIFSDNGTNFVGASREMEKDLRCVFKERRDKVCSAYQFQQLSWQFIPAGAPHMGGLWEAAVKSFKTHFRKHASGFKYTFEEFSTVLSRIEACLNSRPLCPMSESSQELVALTPGHFLVGSPILAPPEQLEEESPLHLVHRFRKMKALSQQFCLRWKEEYLKSLQKRYKWKFPQRDIEVGDLVVIRDEQLPPTSWKLGRVDDVHPGSDGRVRVADVRTANGVVRRPVVKLVILTE; from the exons atgccAGTTAATACATTCGCGCGATTCATTAGAGCCGCTGATGCGGTTGTGAAGTTTGGGACACGGGTTAGCTCTTTGAAGGAGGAGAATTTAGATGTTTATTCTCTAAGGGCTCAGGTCGAAGAGGCGAAATCACTCTGGGAGAAAGTGAAAGAGAGGTATGAGGAGTGTTTAGACGATCTTCAGGAGGATTCAGATAAGGGAAAGGTAGAATCTGCTGACGGCAAGTATGAGGCAACTTATGATGCCTATATTCGTATTGTTTCCTCTATCGAAAGGAAAATAGACGGTCTAAAAGCCGTTCCTAGGGCGTCAACTCCTATACAGCAGGCCGATGTGGCGGATATTTCTGCTCGTTCTGGTAATGTGGATGTATCGGGAAATTCTCTTTTGTTAGGTGTTGACCATGGTGCGGTCCATAGTTTGGCGTTACCACCATGCGATATTGAGGTTTTCGATGGTGACTTTCAGTCTTGGCCAACATTTAGGGATTTGTTTACTGctgtttatgtaaaaaattcccGTCTGAGTGATATTGAGCGCTTGTGTCATTTGCTCAAAAAGACTAGTGGCGACGCCCGTGAAGTTGTAAGAAGATTTCCTCTCACTGATAGGAGTTTCGAGTTAGCTTGGAGGACGTTAAAGGAAACTTATGACAACTTGAGAATTTTGGTCAGCAATCAGTTGAAGCTTCTTTTTGACCTTCCGGTCTTAGACACCGAGACAAGTTCTGGGTTGAAGAACTTGCAGCGTGGTATAAATGCATGTATTTCGGCGATGGCTGTGAATAACGTTCCTACGAACGATTGGGATccgattttgatatttttgtgtgtgcaaCGTCTACCGAAGATTAGTGTTACTTTGTGGGAACAGGGTATAAGTGATAAGTCTGCGTTGTCGTCTTGGGTGGACATGGATCGTTTTCTTACGGAAAGGATTCAGACACTCACGTGTCTCCGCGATTTGAAGGGTATCGATGCTTCGAAGAAAACTGATGGCAGGAAACTGCGAACGCATTTTACGAATGCAGCTCCGAAATCTTCGCCATCTAGGTCGCGTAATTCGCAATACACTTCTCATTCTTCTAGAGATTCCGTCGATAAGATGTGTGTTCTTTATCCACGACAAAGCCATCATCTTCGAGTTTGTCCGAGATTTAGGAATCTTTCTGTGAATGATCGGTTGACTGCTGTGAAACGGTACCGCTGTTGTTTCAATTGTCTATCTCGTAGACATGACGTTAACAACTGTACTACATCTCGCAGTTGTGAGAAGTGTCAAGGAAGGCATCATACTTTGCTTCATCGCGATTCTTCCCATTCTACGAATGTGGCGACTACGTCCTCGACCGTTTCGGCCGCTCGTCCTACGGATTCTAGCGGTTTGATTGACCCGCAGCCTTCCACTTCGTCTGGAATCGTGTCTGATACTTCGGCCAGGCAAGTGTTTCATGTTTCCCAGAACAGGTCGGTACTATTAGGGACGGCTATGGTGAACATCGTTCATCAGGGTATGACGTACCCAGCTCGGGCTCTTATTGACCCAGCATCAGAAGCCTCCTTTATTACCGAAAATATGCAAAAGTTGCTTAGAATTTCGACAACGAGTGCGGTGTCTTCAATATCAGGCGTGAATCAATCGGTTTCGATAACTTCTCGCGGTATTTGCCCTCTGAGTATAGGGTCACCAATAGATGAATCGGTCTTGGTAGAGGCGACTGCGTTGGTCCTGCCTAAGATTTCTGGGAATTTACCGTCTTTCCAAGTGAGTCGGAATTATATGTCACGTTTGCCAAATTTGCGTTTAGCTGATCCTAATCTGTTCGATAGTCGTCCGGTTGATCTATTGTTGGGGGCAGACGTGTATCCCAGAATTATATTACAGGGGGTTCGGTCAGTTATTTTAGGTTCGTTGATTGCTCAACAGACAGTCTTCGGCTGGCTCATTACTGGTTCAATTCCCACTTCTAATGTGACGGTTTTTTCAACGACTGTTGAATTTATGGAAGAAGATGGTCTTGACAAGACTCTTCTTCGGTTTTGGGAATTAGAGGACTTACCAAGACGGGCAATTTGTTCTCCCGCagataaattttgtgaagaaaattttaagaataccaCATATAGGGATTCCGATGGAAGATATGTAGTGACTCTTCCGATAAAACCCGAATTACAGGGACAAGTCTTGCTTGGACATTCGCGGACAAGTTGTTTGAAGCAGTTTATTCGTGGTGAGGCTTCGCTGTTACGAAAGcctgaaacaaaattaatttatgacGGGGTGATTAAAGAGTATTTGGACTTGCAACATATGAGACCAGTGTCGTCGACTTCTCCTTCAGACCAAACTTTGTGTTACTTGCCTCACCACCCGGTAATCAATCCGGACAAATTGACGTCCAAACTTCGAGTTGTCTTTAATGCTTCGCATAAGACCTCAAATGGTAAAAGTCTGAACGACATTCTTTATGTGGGACCCACATTACAATTGGAATTGGT ggtaaattcGGCCCACACGCCTCTGCAGCGAATTGTCTTTAGAGACTCCCCTCAAAAAGATGTACAAGACTATGAGCTGCAGACCGTGACATTTGGAGTGAATTGTGCTCCCTATTTAGCCATACGGACGTTATTGCAATTGGCCGATGACTCCGAAGATGAATATCCCCACGCGGCACATATTCTACGAAGGTGCATGTACGTGGATGATGTTTTGACAGGGTACCATAACGTGGATACTGCTGTTGAATCTAGGGATCAATTGATTAGGGTATTATCATCGGCAAAGTTCGAACTGAGGAAGTGGACTTCTAATGAGCTAGCCATTTTGGAATCGCTTCCGGCTGACCATTTGGTTGACGCCAAATTACTGGCATTTGTTGAGGCCAGTAGTTCGAAACCGTTGGGCATTAGGTGGAATGCTCAGTTggacttattttattttgagatgAAACCGATTGAGCGAAAATCTCGGTTTACGAAGAGAGAGGTTTTATCGGCTATAGCTAGGCTATTTGACCCTGTTGGCTGGCTGGGGCCAGTTATTATAGTGGCGAAGATAATTATGCAACAGGTTTGGTTGGATAAGATAGGATGGGACGAGTCTCTTCCGTTACAAACTGAGCGACAATGGCGAAAGTTTGTCGAGACCTATCAGGATGTGAATCACGTTCGTATTCCTCGATGGGTCAATTACTCCACAGACTGTGAGgtagaattacatgttttttccgACGCCTCGGAAAAAGCATACGCGGGGGTAGTATATGTTCGTGTGGTTACGCCGCAGGGACATATCTTCACCCATTTGCTATCTTGTAAGACTAAGGTAGCCCCCATCAAATCTATATCTTTGCCACGTTTGGAGCTTTGTGGGGCAGTTTTGGCCTCAGAACTTTACAAGTCTATAGCCAGGGAGTTAGATATTGAATTTCGACGTGTTTATTGTTGGACGGATTCTACGATCGTCCGCTCTTGGCTTCGAAAGACGCCATCTACGTGGTCTACTTTCGTTGCGAATCGCGTATGTAGGATTCAAGAGAATACTGGGGGACATTGGTACCATGTTCGCTCTGAGGACAATCCGGCCGACTTGGGGAGTCGCGGAGTGTCGCCTGCAGAGTTGGCGGTTTCGTCGCTTTGGTGGCATGGACCAGAGTGGCTCTGCTCAGATAGTTCTCAGTGGGATATAAATGATTTCACCCCTCTTGAGACTGACGTTGAGGTACGGGCGGTCAGGACTCACGCATCGTTTTTTACGAACTACGAGGACATTTTAGAGAGGTTTTCTTCGTTAGATAGGGCTCTACGAGTCATCGCATATATATTTAGGTTTTATCACAGGACCCATTATTCACATGCTAGTCGAAATGTGTATCACGACACGACGTTGACGGCAACTGAACTAAAGGCAGTGAGATTACGTCTAGCTGTTCTTTCTCAAAGGGCTCATTATCCAGATGAGTACTATTGTTTGATGGAAAAGAAACCGTTAGGTTCCAGGAGCTCGTTGTTGTCATTGAATCCATTTCTGGATGAGGAGGGGGTTATGAGGTTGAATGGTCGTTTGAGTAGGTGTCCTACCCTGTCGTATAGTGAGCGACATCCAATTATAGTGCCGTATAATAGTAGATTCGCTAGGTTACTAGTGAAATATGTTCACGACATATCTATTCACGGAGGGAACCAGTTGGTTCTACGTCTTATTCGGATTGAGTATTGGATTCCTCGTTTAACATCTTTGATTAGATCGACTATTAACCGGTGTAAACGGTGTCTGTTGGATAGGAAGAAGTCTTGTACGAAGATCATGGCGGCTCTCCCACCGGAGAGAACTGTACTTACCAGACCGTTTACTACGACTGGCGTTGATTTTGCGGGGCCTTTCGAAATTAAGTCATTTTTAGGGCGCGCATGTAAGATAACAAAGGGTTATGTTTGCGTTTTTGTATGCTTTTCGACGAAGGCCATACACTTGGAAGCCACATCAGACTTGTCTACGACAACGTTTCTGGCCGCTTTTCACAGATTTATATCTCGACGCGGTTGTCCCAAGACCATTTTTTCGgataatggtacaaattttgtaGGCGCTTCACGCGAAATggaaaaggatttgagatgtgtTTTTAAAGAAAGACGTGATAAGGTGTGTTCCGCATACCAGTTTCAGCAGCTTTCCTGGCAGTTTATCCCTGCCGGGGCGCCACATATGGGTGGTCTCTGGGAAGCTGCTGTCAAAAGCTTCAAGACGCATTTTAGGAAACATGCATCTGGATTCAAATATAcatttgaagagttttcgacTGTTCTTTCGAGAATTGAGGCTTGTTTAAATTCTAGGCCGTTGTGCCCAATGAGTGAAAGTTCTCAAGAATTGGTAGCACTTACGCCTggccattttttggtaggatcTCCGATCTTGGCGCCTCCTGAACAGTTAGAGGAGGAATCACCACTTCATTTGGTACATCGATTTAGGAAAATGAAGGCGCTGTCGCAACAGTTCTGCTTACGGTGGAAAGAGGAATATTTGAAAAGCTTACAGAAAAGATATAAATGGAAATTTCCGCAGCGTGATATCGAAGTAGGGGACTTGGTAGTAATTCGTGATGAGCAATTGCCTCCTACATCGTGGAAATTAGGTCGTGTGGATGACGTCCACCCGGGATCTGACGGTCGCGTTAGAGTTGCTGACGTGAGAACGGCAAACGGTGTTGTAAGACGACCGGTGGTAAAATTGGTCATACTGACCGAATAG
- the LOC142226076 gene encoding uncharacterized protein LOC142226076 yields the protein MENMREIVKTLPDYEDDVPMSDEEREIIESDVAPVLREPLPAIEQVPDVGMTPVVASSQEVVPTQKVVPPSGADTAPADVSATNVAKPSSSPTGTAQKNSGVNKRGHSNVCVLCMRSHNLRSCRKFLNMHLEQRLRTVVLHRVCSNCLGRSHMRSTCNSRERCRECGDSHHTLLHSFDQQQRPSAQTLSKRKSKSSSSVNSSAYCITNTAPISGPMLVLQPTVTLGPTIVLLLVLSDRRIPVRAVLDPCAGYSMICSSLALSLRLVSAMTSHDAFCPLVAVSRHNAESKLVFSARVTDLTRVVTPSSSAPDTIREHFECLQLADPRFYRPSGVGLVLGPDVYARVLKTQIFSSPGFPLAQLTMFGWIVSGQCQP from the coding sequence ATGGAAAATATGAGGGAAATTGTTAAGACTCTCCCTGACTACGAGGATGACGTCCCGATGTCCGATGAGGAAAGAGAGATTATAGAAAGTGATGTTGCACCGGTTCTTCGCGAGCCGTTACCAGCAATCGAGCAGGTCCCTGACGTCGGGATGACCCCAGTCGTCGCCTCTTCACAAGAGGTAGTACCGACACAAAAAGTTGTCCCTCCGTCGGGGGCTGATACGGCTCCTGCTGACGTATCCGCAACCAACGTAGCCAAACCATCGTCATCCCCTACGGGGACTGCCCAAAAGAATTCAGGTGTGAATAAAAGAGGGCACTCGAATGTCTGTGTGTTGTGTATGCGAAGTCACAATCTACGGTCGTGTCGCAAATTTTTGAACATGCATTTGGAGCAACGATTGCGCACTGTAGTGTTGCATCGGGTATGTTCAAACTGTCTGGGCAGGTCTCACATGCGATCGACCTGCAATAGTCGCGAGAGGTGCCGCGAATGTGGAGATAGCCACCATACGCTGCTACATTCATTTGACCAGCAACAACGTCCTTCCGCTCAAACCTTGTCGAAGAGAAAGTCCAAGTCAAGTTCGTCCGTTAACTCGTCCGCGTACTGTATCACGAATACCGCTCCCATATCTGGTCCGATGTTGGTTCTACAACCAACCGTCACGCTTGGTCCCACTATAGTCCTCTTGCTTGTCTTGTCCGATCGTCGAATTCCTGTCCGAGCTGTCCTCGACCCGTGTGCGGGGTACAGTATGATTTGTAGCAGTTTAGCTCTCAGCCTACGGCTTGTCTCAGCGATGACGTCGCATGACGCATTTTGTCCGCTTGTTGCTGTCTCCCGACACAATGCAGAAAGTAAATTGGTTTTTTCTGCCCGGGTAACAGACCTGACCCGTGTTGTCACCCCATCGTCGTCGGCTCCAGATACGATACGGGAACATTTCGAGTGTCTCCAGCTGGCCGACCCAAGGTTTTACCGTCCTTCCGGGGTGGGGTTGGTTCTAGGGCCCGATGTCTACGCACGGGTTCTAAAGACACAAATATTTTCGAGTCCTGGATTCCCATTGGCGCAGCTAACGATGTTTGGCTGGATAGTATCAGGTCAATGCCAACCATAA